A segment of the Pedobacter faecalis genome:
CAATCCGGAACAGCCGGGTACCGACTACCTGTATATAAAAAATGAGGCGGTACCGATTGAGCCGGCTCTTGCAGAGTTGCCGGCCAAACATGGATCGGGTTGCGTCTTGTCGGCCGCCATCACGGCTAACCTGGCTTTGGGGAATTCGATTGAACGTTCGTGCAGACTCGCTAAGCATTATACAGAGAAATTTCTTGCCAGCAACCAGACGTTGCTTGGATACCATACGACCTAAATATTATGATTGATCAGTTACATTATATATCGAACGCTAGCGATTCATTGTCAACCCTTAATGCAATTTCGGATGTCCTGAACGCAGGCGGAAAGTGGATACAGCTTCGCATGAAGCATGCGGCTGTAGAAGAGATACTCGAAACGGGTGTGAAGGCGCTGCAACTGTGCAATGAATACGGTGCAAGGCTGATTGTAAATGACCATCCCGAAGTTGCGCGACGAATTGCTGCTCATGGTGTGCATTTGGGCCTGGCCGACATGCCGGTTCCTGAAGCCAGAGCGCTACTCGGTCCTGATATAATTATTGGCGGTACTGCCAATACGATCGAAGATATCCGTCGCCGCGCCGCTGAGAAGGTCGACTATATCGGCCTTGGGCCCTATCGGTTTACCGGTACAAAACAAAACCTTAGTCCCATACTGGGTTTGGGAGGCTACGAAAATGTAATGCAGCAAATGCGGGATGAGGGGATCACAATTCCGGTTATTGCTATCGGCGGTATTATGCCAGCCGACATCCCTCAGCTAATGTCGGCTGGCGTTCATGGAATAGCTGTGTCATCTGCGTTGACAGGTGCCGGTGATCTTCGTAGCCGTCTGGCAGAAATGAATGAACTAATAAAATCTTTCAAACCTGTTTTACAATAAGATATGCTTAAGGTAGGAAACAAAATATTTAAATCCAGGTTGTTTACCGGAACAGGCAAATTCAGCTCGACCAGCGAAATGGCGGAGGCAATTCTGGCTTCCGGATCGGAACTTGTAACGGTGGCCTTGAAGCGGGTTGATCTGCAGAATAGCGAGGATGATATCATCGGACATTTGAGACATCCACATCTTAATTTGCTGCCGAATACCTCGGGTGTCCGCAATGCAAGAGAGGCCGTTTTTGCCGCCCAAATGGCACGTGAGGCTCTGGAAACCAACTGGATCAAACTGGAGATTCATCCGGATCCGAAATACCTGATGCCAGACCCGGTTGAGACACTGCTGGCAACGGAAGAACTTGCGAAGCTGGGCTTCATTGTGTTGCCCTATATTCACGCCGATCCGGTACTATGCAAGCGGCTCGAAGATGCAGGAACGGCAGCAGTAATGCCTTTGGGATCGCCGATTGGCAGTAACAAGGGCTTAAAGACGGTCGACTTTCTGGAAATCATCATCAGTCAGAGTCAGGTGCCTGTGATCGTCGACGCTGGGATCGGCGCGCCTTCCGACGCTGCGAAGGCTATGGAGATCGGCGCAGATGCTGTCCTGGTGAACACCGCCATTGCTGTTTCCGCCAATCCGGTCGGCATGGCGGAGGCCTTTAAACTCGCTGTAGAGGCAGGCAGAATGGCTTTTGAGGCAAAGCTGGCCCGTACGA
Coding sequences within it:
- a CDS encoding thiamine phosphate synthase, with the protein product MIDQLHYISNASDSLSTLNAISDVLNAGGKWIQLRMKHAAVEEILETGVKALQLCNEYGARLIVNDHPEVARRIAAHGVHLGLADMPVPEARALLGPDIIIGGTANTIEDIRRRAAEKVDYIGLGPYRFTGTKQNLSPILGLGGYENVMQQMRDEGITIPVIAIGGIMPADIPQLMSAGVHGIAVSSALTGAGDLRSRLAEMNELIKSFKPVLQ
- a CDS encoding thiazole synthase, giving the protein MLKVGNKIFKSRLFTGTGKFSSTSEMAEAILASGSELVTVALKRVDLQNSEDDIIGHLRHPHLNLLPNTSGVRNAREAVFAAQMAREALETNWIKLEIHPDPKYLMPDPVETLLATEELAKLGFIVLPYIHADPVLCKRLEDAGTAAVMPLGSPIGSNKGLKTVDFLEIIISQSQVPVIVDAGIGAPSDAAKAMEIGADAVLVNTAIAVSANPVGMAEAFKLAVEAGRMAFEAKLARTNVQAVASSPLTSFLD